The genomic window GCCGGTCGGTCAGCCCCGGGCGATCGAGGGAGATCTCGCGCCGCGCGGCCCTCGGAGGTGGAGGCCTCGACGGCTCCGTGCGGAGGGTCGCCCTCCGGCCCGGCATTCGCCCGCGATAGAGGGCCGAGCCCCGCATATCCCCCCCGACCAGACTTCAGCGCATGACGATTCCACGGACAATCGAATTTCTTCACGATTCCGTCTTGATCGACTTTCGACAAAACGCCATTCTCAGATACGTCGTTACTCTGGCTGGAGATGACGACTCATTTCCATCTGGACATTTCCTGACCCGACCCAGGAAGGAGTGCGAGACCATGGGCGACGCGCGCGACACCGCCAAGAAGAAGAAGGCCGACGAGAAGAAGACCGCCAAGCCGGCCGCCAAGGCCGCCGCCAAGCCGGCCGCCAAGGCCGAGGCCCCCGCCGCCAAGGCCGCCGCCAAGCCGGCCGCCAAGGCCGGGAAGAAGTGATCAGCCCCCCTCGATCAACCCCGAGAATGGGCCGGTGCCCGCCCGCCCGCCCGGCTCATCACGAGCCGAAGGGGTCCCGGCCCATTCTCCCCCCCTCGAGCTCCTGCCGCGCCGACGGCCCCGCCCCGCGGCCCAACGACCGCGCGATCGCCGCGTCGAGGCTGCGGCTCGAGAGCACCACGACGAACGGGTGAGCCGGGACCGCGTTCTGCTCGTCCGCGAGCTCCAGGGCGAGGATCTCCGCCGACCGGGCCAGCTCCGCCTCGCCCGCGCATGCCCAGTATCGGGCCATCCAGGAGAGCATCCCGCGGTACCCCTCCATGCGGCGGAGGAGGACGTGTTCGAACAGGTACCGATACGCCCCCGAGTCGCGCACCGGGTCGGCCGCGGGCCGGCCCTCGCGCAGGGCGATCTCCTCGGCGAGCTCCTCGGTCAGGCGGGAGCGGTCGAGCCAGCCGGGGCAGGCGTCGAGGACCTCGCCCGCCCGGCGGAGCAGCTCGGCGGGATCGAGCGGTCCGAGGGCGGCCGGCCCCGAGGCATCGGGATCGAGCGGCGGGCGGGCCGCGAACGCCGGACCGACCAGGCGTGACAGCCAGGAACTCACCGACGCCGATGGGCCCCCCGGGGTCCGGAGCAGCCCCCCGGCCAGGAGCCCGATCGCGAGCTCGGGGACGTCCTCGAGCGCCTCGCCCACCGCCCCCTCGACGGCCTCGAGGAGCAGCGCCCCGGCCCCCGGCGATTCGTCTTCCTCCACCCCGTAGGCGTCGACGAGGCCGCTCGAGACGTCGCAGAGGAACAGCGCCGTGGCGCGACGGCCGTCGCGGGTCGCCGAGAGGCCGACCGTCCCGCGGCCTTCCCCATCGACCGCCGTCACGACCGCCCCGACGAGGGTTGGCCGATCCCGGTCACCTGTCCGGAGGATCGCCCGGCCCGCTTCGTCGACGCGCAAGGCCAGGCCGGTCGGGTCCGGGTCGGCTCCCAGGGCCAGGCGAGCCCGTTCGCCGGTGACCTGGTCCCGGGACGATTCGAGGAGCCGGAGCAGCGAGCGGACCCCCGGGGCATCGGCCAGCCCGGCCAGGCCGTCGACGATCGCCAGGCGGGTCTCCTCGTCGAGCGTCTCCAGGCCCTCGAAGGCGCGGGCGCACTCGTCGGGGTCGGCCTCCAGGCGGGCGACGAGGTCCTCCAGGGGTGAGGCCTCCGGCTCCACCTTCGGGCCGGCCTCGGGCTCGGTGTCGGGGTTCGGTTCGTCGCCGCCTCCGGGCATGGTCGGACGCTCCGTTGCCTCACCGATTCGGCCGGGGCCGGCCGGGGTTCTCCCAGACGCGGCCGAGCGGCCGCGGCTCCCGGCGATATCCCGCCCGGGGAGTCTCCTCGATCGAATAGTAGCGGCCTGCACCCGCCCGCTCGCGGAACTCGTAGAGCGGCCTCGTCCCGGCCGGCGGCTTCTCGGCCTCGGCGGAGATGGCGTAGAAGAGCGGCGGCCCGCCATCCCCCGGTCCGGCGGTCAGCGTCTGCCCCCCTCGCTCGTCCTTGCCCTCGCGGATCGGCACCGTCGCCACCCCCGGCCGGTCGGGCGCGAAGAACGCCACCCCCCTCAGCGCCCGCGCGGGATCTTCGTCGATCCCGGCCCGCGGGGCAAGCCGAACCGGCGAGCCGCCCTCGCCGATCGCCACCGGGAGGGCGAGCCGGCCGTCGGCCAGGTCGAGCTGGTACATCACCTGGTTGTACTCGTACCGCGGGGTCATCCGGTCGTTCCCCGAGAAGCTCGCCGTGTAGGTCCCCTCGAAGTAGACGATCCGCCCCCCTTCCTGGTCGAATACGGGGTGCTGCTTCGGATTGTAGAAGCTGTACTTCTCGTGCGTCACGATCCGCCTCGCGTAGACGAACGGCCCCGGCGGCGAGTCGGCCTCGGCGAACCAGACCTCGCCGAGCATGGACCGGCCGAACGTCTCGACCGCGATCAGGATCCATCGCTTGCGGTAATCGTTCCAGTAGACCGTCCCGCCGTGGGCCAGCACCCGCTTGCCGGTCTCGACGTCGCGGAGCTGGAACAGCCCCTCCTCGGCCTTCAGCTTGCCCGCCGAGACGAGCTTGTCCTGCTCGACATGGTTGAGGACGGGCGTCCGTCGCTTCCACCCGTATCGGAGCGACCCGTCGGGCCCGCGATCGAGGGCCTTCTCCGAGGCCCGGCTGCCCGGGGCGAGGCAGGTGTACGCCTCCCAGGCCTCCGGGTCGCCGAGCGCCTCGACCGTCGCGGGAGACCGCACGATCGGGTAGGGGCTGCAGAAGTACACGTATTCCTTGCCGTCGTCCTTCCGGAGGAAGGTGTGGCCGCCCGGGTGCTCGCCCGCGAAGGCGGCGAGCTCGCCCGAGAACTCGGCCACCTTCTCGAACCGGTTCGACGCGGGATTCCACTCGACGAACCCGCGCTGGTACGCCTCCATCGGGGGCCTGATCTTCACGTAGTAGGCGAGCATCCGCTCCTTGCCGGAACCGTCCTTCAGCACGGTCAGGCCGGTGGCCCAGGTCGGCCCCGGCCCGGGCATCTCGCAGGTCGGCCGGGCGAAGCCGTCGGGGCCGGTGAAGTAGCTGAGGTTCACGCCCTTCGACGGGTCGAGCCCCCCCTGCCCCGGCAGGTCCGAGACGGCGCCGGGCATGTGGAAGTTGCCGAGCGGATAGCTCGGCCGGGCCGTGTCGCCCCAGAACCAGTGGATCTTGCCGCCGTAGACCGCCTCCAGGACGCTGTCCTGGCCCATGACCTGGGCGTCCAGCAGGGGGTCGGAGATGGGGACGGGCGCCCCGGTCAGGACGCTGTCCCGGTAGATCCCCGCGCCGGTCAGCCGGTAGAGGCGGCGGGCGATGTTGATGCGGTGGACCTTGATCGTGGCCGAGCCCCCGGGCCGCGTGTCCAGGGCCACGCCCCGGATGCCGAAGCCGTCCTTCGGGTACTCGTAGCCGTGCCCCTCGACCTCGAAGTGCACCTTGCGGCCGAGGAGACCCGGCTCGTCGAACGCGACGATGCCGTTGCTGTCGGTGACGTAGCGGAGCTGGTTCGTCGTCTTCAGCTCGATCAGCGGCACCCCGCGCCCGGTCTCGTCGTCCACGACCTCGATCCGGAACGGCCTCGCGCCCGCGGCGATTTGGGCGGGCTCATCCGCGAAGGCATTCGCGGCGACGAGGGAAAGCCACGCCGCGATGAGGGACGCGATCCGAGGGCACCACGGCCGATTCGAGGCCGTCGGTGGACTCTCCAGCTCCCGGACGATCATGATGGCGGCTCCCTGGCTTCAAGCTCGGTCTCAACGGCCCCCCCGCGGCCGGTCGTCCTCCAGCGGCAGGAACTCGCGATCGAGCTCCGCCCGCTCGTAGAGCGTCGGCTCCAGCTCCGTGAGGAAGCGGCTGGGCGTCGCGAAGGTCATCGGCCCGTAGCCGCCGCGGGTGATCGTGGACGGGTACGTCAGCGTCAGCTCGTTCTTGGCCCGGCTCACGGCGACGTAGAAGATCCGACGCTCCTCCTCGTCGCCGCCCGGCTCGTTGACGGCACGGAGGTGGGGGAAGCTGTCCTCCACGAGGCGGATCACGAAGACGTGCGACCACTCCAGGCCCTTGGCCTGGTGGACCGTCGTGAGCACGAGCACGTCCTTCGGGTCGGACGACGCGACGGTGTCCATGCCGTAGACGTCGCCGGCCAGCAGCAGCTCGGCGAGGAGCCGCTCCAGGCTGTCGTAACGGGCGGCCAGGACGGCGAACTGCTCCAGGTCGGCCAGCCGGTTCTCCGGCCGCTCGTATTTCTGGCGGACGACCGCCGGGTACCCCCCCTTGAGGATGGCGTTGATGGCCTCCGCCGGATGCCGCTCCGGGTCGGTCGCCAGGAGCTTCCGCATGTCGCCCACGAAGGCGGCGTAGAGGCCCCGGGTCTTGGCCGGCACGGCGTCCATGGCCTCCTTCGTGGCCATCGCGGCGATGGGGTCGGGCGAGTCGCCGATCTTGCCGAAGAGCGCCGCGGCCTTCGCCGGCCCGATCCCCGGCAGCATCAGGAGGAGCCTCCGCCACGACGCCTCGTCCCGCGGGTTGACCGCGACCCGGAGGTGGGCCAGCACGTCCTTGATGTGGGCCTGCTCGAAGAACCGCAGCCCGCTCCGGACCGAATACGGGATCCCCCGCGTCACGAGCTCGCCCTGGAGGACGACGCTGTCGTAGTGGTTGCGGTAGAGGACGGCCACCTCGCCGAGCGGCACGTCGTTGTCCCGGGCCTCCAGGACCTGCTGGCAGACGAGGTCCGCCTCCTCGTAGACGTCCGCCGTCGCGACCACCGCCGGCAGCAGGCCGTCGCCCCGGGCCGAGGTGAGCGCCTTGGGGAATCCCGACCGGTTGTGCCGGATGGAGTCCGCCGTCAGCGCGACGATCTGGGGCGTCGAGCGGTAATTCACGTCGAGCATGAACGTCCGCGAGCCCGGGTGCCGCTTGGGGAACTCCAGGATGTTGTCGTAGTTCGCACCCCGGAACCGGTAGATCGACTGGGCGTCGTCGCCCACGGCCGTGAGGTTGCCGGCCCCCGCGGCGGCGATCGTCTCCACGGTCTCGACCTGGAGCGCATTGGTGTCCTGCATCTCGTCGATGAGGATGTGCCGGAACAGATCGGCCTGCTCCCGGAGCTGGTCGGGGAACTCCCGGATCAGCTTCAGCCAGAGGCCCAGCAGGTCGTCGTAGTCCATGCAGTTGGCCGCACGCTTGCGGGCCGCGTACGCCTCGGCGACCTTCTCGATCTGCGGCAGCCAGTCCGCCAGGTGCGGGTGCGGGCCGGCCACGAGGTCCGCCAGGGTCTGCCTCGTGTTCAGGCCCAGGCTGATCAGGCGCATGATCTCGTCGGGTTTCGGCGCGAGCTTGGCCTGGCCGGACAGCCCCGCGTCCTGCCAGGCGAGCTTCACGAGGTCGAGCTGGTCCTCGCCGTCGAGGATCGTGAAGTTCGGCTCGTAGCCCAGCAGGTGCGCCGGCCGCCGCAGGATCCGATTGCCGACCGCGTGGAAGGTGCCGGCCCACACCTTCTGGGCCCCGGGGCCGACGAGGGTCTCCAGCCGGTGGACCATCTCCCGGG from Aquisphaera giovannonii includes these protein-coding regions:
- a CDS encoding ATP-dependent helicase yields the protein MRKITLKHTMPAKLARHLDEDLNESQRAAVTAPDGYNLILAGPGSGKTRVITYRVAFLIARGIPAQSILLVTFTRRAAREMVHRLETLVGPGAQKVWAGTFHAVGNRILRRPAHLLGYEPNFTILDGEDQLDLVKLAWQDAGLSGQAKLAPKPDEIMRLISLGLNTRQTLADLVAGPHPHLADWLPQIEKVAEAYAARKRAANCMDYDDLLGLWLKLIREFPDQLREQADLFRHILIDEMQDTNALQVETVETIAAAGAGNLTAVGDDAQSIYRFRGANYDNILEFPKRHPGSRTFMLDVNYRSTPQIVALTADSIRHNRSGFPKALTSARGDGLLPAVVATADVYEEADLVCQQVLEARDNDVPLGEVAVLYRNHYDSVVLQGELVTRGIPYSVRSGLRFFEQAHIKDVLAHLRVAVNPRDEASWRRLLLMLPGIGPAKAAALFGKIGDSPDPIAAMATKEAMDAVPAKTRGLYAAFVGDMRKLLATDPERHPAEAINAILKGGYPAVVRQKYERPENRLADLEQFAVLAARYDSLERLLAELLLAGDVYGMDTVASSDPKDVLVLTTVHQAKGLEWSHVFVIRLVEDSFPHLRAVNEPGGDEEERRIFYVAVSRAKNELTLTYPSTITRGGYGPMTFATPSRFLTELEPTLYERAELDREFLPLEDDRPRGGR